DNA sequence from the Sceloporus undulatus isolate JIND9_A2432 ecotype Alabama chromosome 4, SceUnd_v1.1, whole genome shotgun sequence genome:
agattttaaatgttttgtctgtggagaaaggcaacatataaatgaaataaagaaataaacaaattaaactattttaataaatagTATTTCATGTTACTAatgcttctgctttctttttccctatattatatatacatgcaaCATTAGGACTGGGAAGGAGGATGTTATTTTTGGGGTCCGAGTGTCTGGAGATCCATATACATCTTGCCCACTACAGACTTTAGTTGGGGTTTATATGAACTGGGATTCTGAAATATGTGATGGGATATGTAGAGATGATTTGAAATTTTGTGTAGTTTATTTAAGCTTCTCTTATACTCAtacagttctgacaatgaacatctCTGGTGTAAACGTACAGACACTGAAGTTTACCATTGAAGCTGGGGAACTGTGAGCTCCAGAAAGCACCAgtcttcaaacacacacacacatacacacacacttttgaatTATGTGAATTAGGCAAACTGACTGCACAATAAAAGACAAATTTGGAAAGATCAGTATATCCAAATACAGCCCATTtcagaaacagattaaaattctACAAATCTAAAGTAAATAATTAATGAACCAGCATTTCTGATCAATActttaattaaaaacagatacaattCTTTGCCCTCCCCATGAAAAAATTATTCCAACCTGGAATTCAGTATGTTTCTAATCAATGCAATAGCAGAACAGTaagcatatccaggggtagccatgtggGCCGTATAgcaaagtccaataacatccaaaattcataaTTGCATTTCACTTATTTTTGAGGATTTGGTTGATCTctttaaagaaataatatataGTTATATTTGAGGCATTTTGGATATTATTTAGCAAGGTTGCTAGAAAATATAATATTTGTTGCATTTTGGACATTATCTAGCAAAGTTAaaccaaatgatttttttaaaaaaagaaacactcctgtttttttaattgatgatgatgatgatgattattattattattattattattattattattattattatttaaaataaagtctggctgttattactattttccaaccctcttgttggaacaacaatgactgtttgattattatttttttaattttaacaatttacTGGCAGTTGTTCTTTGTTACACCAGTATACAGggtcagttgcttcttttaatCACttcattttatagtgcaagaaatgctaTATTTAAATTAACACAAGTTCAAACAAAATAACTTGGTTTAAAAGAGCACCTTTTAAAGAACTATTATTTAATGTAGTGGCATCTGCATGTCTTTTGCTACTTATTCTTCTTATTTACTCTTATACTGGTGTTGTCCTAGGcggcatccgcactacagaaataattctgtttgacatcactttaatagTTCtactccggtgccacaacaaattatatttctctgcattccataccactgagccatggctattaaagtggtgccaaacatgataatttctgctgtgcagatgcagccattcagaatgatggggggaaaaacacatctGATTTTTTTCCAACCCCGATATCTAGAGGCCTCAAATATTAACAAACATTAATAGCAAGTACAGAAAAAGTATATTTTATTAGATCAGTTAGTCATTTCACACAATGCAAGCTTTCACACGTACTGCCGATAGAGCAGATTttaacaattcaaagtgctacaCACACCATCTCATAATCCTTACAACAGCCCTAAGATAGTAAAAAAATATCAGAGATGGAATAATGAATCTGAAAGAACAATGACTTGTTTAAAACTTACTAGTAAATTTGTGGCTAAGGTGAGATTTGAACTGCAGAGGTTTTTGCTCACTTAGCCACCATGCTACACCAGAAATGTTTCAGGCATGGaagttcaataaaaaaaaaaaacacaacaaaaataatcatCAGATGAGACAAAGCTTCACCTGACTGAAGAATTTCATTTTATCCTTACTTGGAACCAATGTAACTGAAAAATCATTTGGCCCAATTAAAGGCATTGTTTTACCAAATCTGTGCCTTTCACTCTGTGCAACCAACCCTTCTACAAATGTTAACACATCTTCAAGAATATCTGTAcaacagagaaggaaaagtaaTCAGTCAGCCTTGGAAGCATTCACCTTCCAAAATGTACCTATGGTAGTGAATCACACAGTTTTGTCAAAAACATAAGGCATATCCTCCTTTGTGTGTCAGTGGTAGAagaatcactctctctctctctctctcagtatcTCATGCAGTTCCCCAGAAAAGTTCAATAGCAGAAGAGTTACCTACAAACATATAAactgaaagaataaaaatattacacaTGGCTGCTTGAGGAAGTTGTCTTGCTATGAttttaagcaaaataaaaatgtgtgcatAAAGTAACTGTAAAGTGCCTgaaataagcatttttaaaatggactaTGGCATACAGTTCATACTGTAAGCATCACTGCTTTCAGCCTGTGATGGTCCTGGAATTGAACCAATGGAAAGTGTGTAAATACCTTGCACCGCTCATTACCTTGTATCTGTCCAGAGGGTCTTCCTGCTGCAGCTGATTCTCCCGCATCATTTGATACTCTCGCTCATATTTCTTCAACTTCTTTGTTGGCACCTACGGAGGATAAACATACAGCACAAGCAGTATTAAAAGAACACTCAGAATAAGGGGACCAATTGTTTCATAAATACACACAGCTCAAACAGCTCAAACCATTCTTTATTGAACTCCAGCAATTCAGTGGatcagggatgctttagttgcTGAGATGTCTCTGCAATGTATGCAACTCATATATGAGCAAGGAAAGCAACATGGATGTAGGACGGAAAATTAATTGGAACAGGACCTACAGCAAAGTGACCTCTAGCTTCTTTCACAAGAGTATCTGGTGCTCAAGGCTGAAAATTACCCAGGACAGAAGCAGGCAAAAGGGCAAACTTATAGGGAGACAGGCTAAAGATAAGCTACTTGAACAGAGCAATAGTTTGGTGTGCAGCTGGAAAAACAGATGGCTTCTTCAATAACAAATTGCCCAGAATGGGGAAGTTGGCAGGCCCATGATCCAGTGACAAACTAACCAGGAACTTGCCCGTGGCATCAAACTGGCCCTCAAAAATCAGTTAGGGTCTCAGGCCAGGAGTCTGTCTTATACTACTTGCTTTCTTTTCTAGAGGCAGGCAGCAGGGGACTAATGCCTTATCTGCAGCCATTTGCTGTTATCATATACAGGAACACATGagttaacaaagtctctgacaaagaagcctcTTAACAGTCTTTTTGTTGTCATAATCCTAGCTTCCCACTTGTTCTTTGTTTAGCTGGAAATTTTTCAGCAGTGCTGGAATTGGCGGAATAGTGAAGGAGGCTACAGATTTTTGGTGCCATGTTCCAAcagtatgtctgcagtaaacagtgcaataaagcttgaggaggcaaagaatgggattctactctagttgaTCCTTATGCAGCCGTATGTGTCTGTCTTTAACAGGCAAGGTGAGCAGGGGCTGCTTCTataatcccttactgagcatgcatgcacAGTAAAcacaaaataaagagaaaaaagaagagagctgataagcctgcctcaccagctaccacCAGCCTGTTGCATAGATCTATAAATgtggccatcaaaatggaaatcacaagcaaagtggaggctggtgaacgAAAAAATTATCTGTggctgcattttggaagaagccttcaggaaatctctagaaggttcaatatgtttttgtttccttatgcaaggtttacctgacctGATTGTTTTGGTTCACACATATATCTTGTACATTCTGGATAAAAAgtgtgctgaaacatgttgaattgccCTTCTTTTCtgtggtgcaggaacctatcATTAGTCTTCCCATGTTATCtgtacctctggtaccaaatttatTGTTAATGACATAATGCTCATCAAtgcatctacttcattaactgagatatgTCTGTATTAGGCTAACTTCTATAGAGGTGggatacaatatatatatatatatatatatatatatatatatatatatatataatagtagtAGTACTAAATATAATGTCAAAAACTAATGCCAGCAATTTCTCTTGGAGAGAGGGATTTTGAAtcaagatcaagagaaataatagtgccactgtattctgctctggtcaggccccacctggaatattgtgtccagttctgggcaccacaattcaaaaaggacattgagaaactggagcgtgtccagaggagggcgactaaaatggtgaaaggtctggaaaccttgccctatgaggaacgactcagggaactggggatgtttagcctggagaagagaaggttaagaggtgatatgatagccctgtttaaatatttgaagggatgtcatattgaggagggagcaagcttgttttctgctgctccagagaacaggacccggaacaatggatgcaagctacaggaaaagagattccagctcaacattaggaggaacttgctgacagtaagggctgtttgacagtggaacacactccctcggagtgtagtggagcctccttccttggaggtctttaagcagagactagatggccatctgctggggatgctttgatttggatttcctgcatggcagggggttggactggatggcccgtgcggtctcttccaactctatgattctatgattctatgaatgctgtCCAGATCTTGTGCTTCCTGTTTCAAATGACTTGAAATGACTGCTTCAAAAGAAATGATAATTTCTTCTAAGCACAGTGTGGAATGTGCAGTTATTagcaaaaaaaggaaatggaacatataagCACAGCAATACTAGGGGTGAGCGAGCACACAGCAATGAaatattttgagtcagataactaTACAGTATACTACTCAGGAAAGGAACAAGGAAGACAAAAAGGGGTGGCGTTAATAGTGACGATAGATAAAGCAAGATCAGTCAAAGAATATAACACAAAGTCAAACTGAAGCATGCCAGTATGATGACATAGATGACATACCAATGGAATGGCTACAattcacagagacagaatcaaTTTTAGTActaaaacaaatatggaaaacaaaacagattggaaactatcaatatacatTTCCATCCCTAAAAAAGAGAGACACAATAGATTGCAGTAATTACAGGACCacttgcattaatttcccatgcaagcaaagtcatgctgaAAATTCTTCAGTAAATGCTTCTACCATATAGGAcaagctggtttcaggaaagcaagaggcactagggatcagaCTGCAAACATACGATAgataatggaatgcaccagggaattccagaaaaaaataagtatgagctttatagactacagaaaaacattttgctaaatagatcatgaaaaattatggcttgctcttaaagaaatgggtgggTATACCatcacatttgattgtcctgatgccagagagagagattgtcttgatccataacctgtactcaggacaagaggctattgttggaacataatacagagaaacagagtggttttcAGAGACAAAGGGGTCAGATAAGGCTACATTCTaacaccctatttgttcaacttggaTGGAGAAAACATACACAGAGCATGTTTATAATCAAAGGAAAGAGGGGTGAAGATCacaggaaagaatatcaacaatctaatataTGCAGATTACATCATGCGGCTAGCAGAATACATCAAAccacttgaaacaattactaaagaaagtctgagaggaaagtgccaaggcaagTTAACTGttgaacattaacaaaacaaaaataataaccatggagggTTTATATAAAATCAATATacatgatgaggaaattgaaacagttaaagactTCCCATATATTGGATCAATTTTGATGAAAAcagagattgtagtcaagaaatcacaagaagactaggactgggaagggcagctatgaggaaagaaatagaaaaatcctaaagggaaaagacagaaagttgaacactaaagttaggatgaaCCATTATACTTCTCATCagcatgtatggatatgagaactggatagtgaagaaaactgatagaaagaaaattaactttttttagatgtagtgctggagaagaatgctgaggataccatggatggccaaaaagacaaaaaatgagtcctagaacagatcagacTGGaactttccttggaagccaagatgactaaactaaagtTGTaatactttggccccatcatgaaaaggcaggactcactagaaaaaacaataatgctaggaaaggtgggcagtaggaagagaaagaaactgcataccagatagatagactcaatcaaggaggccacagccctCAGCCTGTGGGATCTTGGcagagcagttaaggacagaggGGTCTTGGcagtgtctcattcatggggtcatgataagtcaaagtcaactgtCTCAAAAGCATTTAACAACATATAATAAAATGAAAGGTGGAAACCTTTCTTCAACAGATGCTTATTAATTAATTtacaccccacctttctcccaatataagacCCAAAGTGGcatgaaaatgtgattttttttcatatcTTTCAAATTTATAGGAAGAACACTTCAAGTTAAAGAATGTTTCATTAGTTGAATCCGCTTTAAAGAAAAGCAGTGGTGTATCTAGGAcatattttctctctgttttatatttgtggtttttcaaaCCCTCATTACACAGCCAAAATCAGTTTTGAAGAACAGAGTTAAGGCACATCAGAGTACCTTCTGTTCCCTATACAATCTTTGCACTTGGGAAACAGCAGACATCCAGCCTGGTAAGTTGCTAGGATACCTCTCTGCAAGTGCTTATCTTGTATTCTCTGATGCTTTACCATTGCTGTTCTATCAACAGAACCAAGATAACATTAGGTGGCACAGCGGGAAAAGCATGAGCCAGTCAACAAATCAGTATCAAGACAACATGAGATGCAGACTATACAGGTAgtgataggcctgttacagactgccaaaataaagctgcttcgggtctctttggaggtatgctgtttaaatgatgcatgcatcctaagaatcagaaagctgcactccagtacttaggaatggagtgtggctttggcacaacctctgaactcttaggacccatgcatcatttaaacagcatacctccaaagagacccaaagtagctttattttggcagtctgtaacaggccatagaaaccaTGAATTTGGGTATTGAGGAAAGAGCAAGtaaaataata
Encoded proteins:
- the RABGAP1L gene encoding rab GTPase-activating protein 1-like isoform X9; the encoded protein is MMEEISIVVAYDSHVFSQLYEEDFLSSMVAVSKPKYLVPTKKLKKYEREYQMMRENQLQQEDPLDRYKFICL